From Methanococcus maripaludis, one genomic window encodes:
- a CDS encoding MATE family efflux transporter, translated as MKTTKGVQNLLGDPKKAIVKISIPMVIAMSFQSLYNIIDAIWVAGLGSDALAAIGLFFPFSFALIAISNGVGIGGSSAISRRIGQNNKSAADNIAVHSVVLGIILGILLISFIPFLGTIFSVIGASGITVTMAVEYSTILFGGAVVLLFTNIANAILRGEGDTKRAMYAIILGSVLNIVLDPIFIYVLNMGIAGAAWATLLSMLITSLLFVYWLFVKKDTFVNIHFKDFKMNLNIIKEIFSIGIPASVSQLTMAFSMFLLTAIVAKAGGNDGIAVFSTGWRIVSTGVIPMVGFAAGVTAVTGAAYGSANPEKLEISYKYAIKMGILIELVVAALILLFENQIAYLFTYSETSVHILGDLLVFLKYMFVFYPTMPLAVLTAAMFQGVSKGKNSLFISFLRTIILQVPMAYLFGVVFNQGLTGVWFGMILGHVIAVSIAFLLGLYTIKQLKTTLTPETVKFR; from the coding sequence ATGAAAACCACCAAAGGTGTTCAAAACCTACTTGGAGACCCTAAAAAAGCCATTGTAAAAATCTCGATACCCATGGTTATTGCAATGTCTTTTCAGTCGTTATACAACATAATCGATGCAATATGGGTTGCAGGACTTGGATCTGACGCTCTTGCAGCAATTGGATTATTCTTTCCATTCTCGTTCGCATTGATAGCGATTTCAAACGGTGTAGGAATTGGTGGAAGTTCCGCAATTTCAAGACGAATTGGACAGAATAATAAGAGCGCAGCAGATAATATTGCGGTTCATTCCGTCGTACTTGGAATAATTCTTGGAATTTTATTAATTAGCTTTATTCCATTTTTGGGGACCATTTTTTCAGTTATCGGAGCATCTGGAATCACAGTTACAATGGCAGTTGAATATTCCACAATTTTATTCGGCGGTGCTGTTGTACTGCTCTTTACAAATATTGCAAATGCAATTTTGAGAGGAGAAGGAGACACTAAAAGAGCCATGTATGCAATAATTCTTGGATCAGTTTTGAATATCGTCCTAGATCCGATTTTTATATATGTATTGAATATGGGCATTGCAGGTGCCGCATGGGCCACATTGCTTTCCATGTTAATTACAAGCCTTTTATTTGTATACTGGCTTTTCGTAAAAAAAGATACGTTTGTGAATATTCATTTTAAGGATTTTAAAATGAATTTGAACATTATAAAAGAAATATTCTCAATAGGAATTCCTGCTTCCGTTTCACAGCTTACGATGGCTTTTTCAATGTTTTTATTGACTGCAATTGTAGCAAAAGCTGGTGGAAACGATGGAATTGCAGTTTTCTCCACCGGCTGGAGAATAGTGTCCACAGGGGTCATTCCTATGGTGGGATTTGCAGCAGGAGTTACTGCGGTAACTGGAGCAGCGTATGGCTCTGCAAATCCTGAAAAACTGGAAATTTCATACAAATATGCTATAAAAATGGGAATTCTCATTGAATTGGTGGTTGCAGCGTTAATTTTATTATTTGAAAATCAGATTGCTTATTTATTTACCTACTCGGAAACTTCAGTGCATATTTTGGGAGATTTGCTCGTATTTTTAAAATACATGTTTGTATTCTACCCGACAATGCCGCTTGCAGTGCTTACTGCTGCAATGTTTCAGGGCGTTTCAAAGGGAAAAAATTCATTGTTTATTTCATTCCTAAGAACGATAATCCTGCAAGTTCCAATGGCATACCTCTTTGGAGTAGTATTTAACCAGGGGCTAACAGGCGTCTGGTTTGGAATGATTTTAGGGCACGTTATTGCAGTATCCATTGCATTTTTACTTGGACTATACACAATAAAACAATTAAAAACAACATTAACACCAGAAACTGTAAAATTTAGATAA